CCGCCACACTCACaaaaaccagacaagccgcccTCTGTCTAACTACCCCAAAAGATACGtagcaaaaaaaatacattccaTGTTTTGTCTGAAATGCTGATACCACACTGTTTTACATAGCTATCATTGCAATACTAtgattgttgttttttgttaaaGTCACAATACACACTGTGGTCAACACTGCCAAGATGGTATCACCTGTACTTGTTTTTTAAGTCATGAACCAAACGTAAGCAAGCACAGCCAGTTGTCCAGTGGGATGTGCTCTCACGTTTCATTAGATGTTTTATGAACAAGCGACTCGCGCCGGCTGCTGCGCTATAAAGCACACAAAAACATCAAGATACAAAAAAACAGAAGTTCATGATTTGGGGAGGAGACAGCAGGGTACAGTTCATCACTCATTGCTCATCTGTGATCACTTACCATTCACTAGAATAGACGAGGAAGAACCAGATTTCCTTTACTGGGCTTTTGCTGGCTAGATTCAAACTTTCTTATTTCTTTCAACCCAACAAATGGTGGCGTGACGAGATCATAAGTAAAAACCGgttatttgacagatttttTGTAGTTCTCTGGGAGGGTTTGAACTTTCAAGTGACTATCTTAGGCTCTGCTTCATCGAACGAAAAACTCATGCAAGTTTCCATACTGCTTCACAGTGTGGGATTCATGGTGACAACGTTTTACACCGATATTTTAACTTTTGATAAAATCAAATAATTGATGACAAATATATCCAATATCCTCTTACTAAAATCTAATTTCCGATAGTTGCCGTTTTTATTTGAATATGTCTGCAATTTCGTCAGTGTTTTCCACATTGTGGAAATCATAGGCACCTAACAAAAGCTATCGCCAGCAAAAGCCCTGATAAAATGGTGGACTACATGCCCAATACTGACATCAAATCTTATGGGATGATTCATGTATGTTAAATGCGAAATGGCCAATGAAAAATGTTATACTTTTCATCTTTACAGTGCAGCATATACCCTTCCCAgcccacatcacacacaccacaaacagaaAAGACACTTCAGAAACAGGATAAGCTGCAGAAGACAAAACTGTTGAAGGGTATTTTCAGCAGGGCCTGGTATTTAGGactggctgaaccaggaaaaAGAACtgtaaaacacaacaacaaaaagaaaccaCCGTTAAACTGAGACAGCCCTTTAAGCCTCTTGTGGACAAGATCAATTAAAAAAGCATTTCCCTGCAAAATTGTGCAATCTTTCACATTTAGTAATAGTGTAAGTATTTTGAGTTGGATAAGCACTCATTATGTATACAAGGACTGTTAGACATATGTAACAAACTAAATTTAGGCAGGTAAAATTCCCAAAATAAAAGCTTAACATGGGAATCTCCCAATCACCAAAATGGTTGTAGAAAATTCTAGAGGGTGAATTCTACAAAACTCAAAACAAACCAGCTGTTGCAAATCAATAGCTGCTACAAGTGTAGCATAGACACAGCTATACAGCTAGACCTGCTCCAACATACATCAGTGACCAGTTGTTACCTAACGTGATTCACATATGTTAAAGCATGCTCAAAAACAGATGGGACATTCTCCATTTTTCAGTCAAAGTTTGGAAACCTGGAGAACCCCAAAACACAATTTGCCAACAACGCATTTATGGCTATGCTTGGCATAAAATGAGGCCTTGAACAAAGAGAAATGAAGAGTTAATTaattactgcaggacaacagtGGGAAGGGGATTTCAGGCTTGTTTGCCAAAAATGTTCTAATCTCCAGATGCCAGCAGAAGACCACTTTCAGCAAGGAAGATGGTCTGTAAATGTCCACTACAAAAACCACAACAGACAAATAACAGAGAGAACAttttacaacaaaaaaataaactttCAAATCCTGTTTACACATGTAAAGGTGCAATTTCTGTGTTGATGACCAACTCAGCAGTGGCTGGGTTGGAAAGTTCGTTACTACAGGACCACAGTAGGAAGAGGCATGCATGCCTAGTGGCCAAAACTTGATCCCAGTGAGTTATTGATTTATTAAGTTCCTAGTTCATTGATCTACCCATCCATGATCAATACTCCCACTACCACAGGTGTTACCATGCTGAAACCCTTTGTGTGCTCATCTTTACATTACACACAACTTTAATCAACAATTTCACACATTTCGCAGACTATAGCATGGTGTTTGGATGCATTAATAGCATGCTctgttgtgtgtttctgagtgctACAAGTAGAAAATCACCCACCTTCTGCAAATGGGACAACAATCAGGGCTCTGTCCACGAATACGGTGTTTGTCAAATGCTGGGATACTCCAACCGACTCAGACTCGTGGAactttacaaaacacacacgtgaAGTCACAGGCAATGGAGATTCActgaaagaaaatacaaaaaaagttgTACGAGtgagacaaaaagaaaatacaaaaaggTTGTACAATTGAAACATTTTAAGTTATTGGCATGTGACTGGTGTCTGACTAACCATACAATTGACTGTCAAAAGGATCTACTTATTATGATTGCATGAACATGAACGTCTGAGATTGTAGTTAGTTAAGTACACTGACTGGGAGAATTTGGCCATAGAAAGACGAATTTTCGCCATAACTAGAGCGATCGGTTAGAAAATCTAAATGATAAAATTTTACAAAACATCATGTAGTGTTGGTTAACATGCAGTTATAATAGGTGAGCATATCTACTGGAGGGTAACCCTGGCGTGCGAGAGTTTGCACGTAGATTGTGACATTTGCTCAACCTAGAAATGTAGCCTATCAACAACTGCCGCGCTTTTGACATCGCATACTAGGCCCAATTCCATGTCCGACACGATGTAGCCAGCTATCTAGGAACGGTTCCTAGCAAGTTCCtcgtctagctagctacttaaccATGGAATTGTACTTTGTTCGAATACTCACTCCGGTGGAAATAATTTAAGATCTTCAATATTTCCCAGGAATCCAAAAAGAGTTCTCATctgctccgaagtggtgctcggaGAGACATTAGTCACTTGAACAACATTCGTGTTGGAATTCATTCTGCACGATTAACGACGTAGCTAGATAGGGTCTAGAAGAAAGCTAACGAGTTTTAGGTTAAAATCAAATGCTGCTAGGTCAATATCGATAGAATTACAGGAATCCGGATAACTTTAAATAATCATATAATGTCAGTAGATGTGAACACGGACTGCATTTTAACTGACGTTGATAACCCGATACTCTAGCTAGGAACTAGCTAGCTTCATAGGTTACATACAATGGCGTCAGCTAACGATTGGTGTCTTCTTCTCGGTTTAATGGCAGATTGACACCACAATTGAGATATGCATCATCGCCATCTACTGTCCGGGAGTGTAAaagaatatagctgcaagcagcaatgaggggGGCCAATATGGACAATTTTAGAACTCcccagaacagggttccgagcaAATATTCCAAGTTGGCTGAAGGGTCACTATGTGTTGTTTACGTTTCAGTCGAGTCGAGTTGCTTGTTTTTGAGGTCTACTTGTTCAAGACCCATCAGAGCAATGAGGGATAGGATAATACAGTAGAAAATTAAAAAAGCCTTTGGTGTCAGGCCAAACTGTTATGTCCCGGGCCTAATCCGGGCCGGGATTTCTGTTTTACCCATGTGCCGGCTCCAGGTTTCATGCCATACTCCATTCCTCCTGTGtaattgacacacctgcaacccatcccctcatcagcaccacagtatttcaaccccAGTTTTCCTGTCACTCATCGCCAGTTCAACGCTTCGTCCAGAAGGTAGTATCGGCTCCTAGTATATGGTACTATATCTAGTCCATCCTAATaccttgtttcctctctgcctgctacagaccacatcctctggttcatcagcctgcctgccccacctgcctgccccacctgcctgccccacctgcctgccccacctgcctgccccacctgcctgccccacctgcctgcctcacctgcctgccccacctgcctgccccaccggatctccttcgctctccttcacctcaatAAAACGGTCAACTTGACCTTCAGTGgagtcgtgcatttgggtccacaccCCAGTAGCCAGTTGGTCCAACATAACACAAACCTACCAGCAGAACCCTTTAAGTTGTCACTAGGGCCAGAGGCTTGGTCATATGGCAGTGGCCTGTGTAGGGATGGCGGCAGCTCATGAGAGAAGTGTAGAGGGGACCATGACCTAGCAGAGTGTAGAGTTAGTTTTGTGGTGCTGTAATAACTAGCAGTGTATTCATTATTGTGGCAACTGCAAAACTGTCCTATTACGCATTTGAGATCCTGTTGTAGCCTCAAGTCTCGTAAATGGACATATGCTACAAAATTGGTTACGATTATTAAAGATATGGTGCTGTTTTAGTACAATGTGTTGTTGCTGTTGAgattgttgcactgtagttgagatgttattgttgaacTGTCTGGTAAAATACAGGCTATTCCTTATCTCTAACCATAAACATTTTGTTAGAATTCTAATAAAGTTGCCTActtgctgtactttctatatgcaGTATTGTGTCACTTTTAATATATGAATCAGTGTTGCATTTAGAAGATATCAGACCTCTTAACTTAACTTGTTTCTTGTAGTTCTGGCATATTTGTGAGGTCATGACCGGTCAAATACTCCAGCACAGTAGGTGGCAGTGTATACACATAACTTTTGGATGCAATCCGCCAACCTAAGAACGGAAGTGGCTAGAGAGACCTTTTGTTGCACAAACAACAATTTGAAATCTGAACAGAATACCTTTCACCTGCAGGTAAATATAATGGCTCGATTGGGTCTTTAgattgttgtttattttttgttatCTTCGAAATCGGTTGAAGTCAAAGCTAGTATTAAGAAATATCTAGTTGAAATTATGTGTAACGACAGTCAGTGAGGAAATCTGCTGCAGCACGTTATTGCCGCTATTActactagcctagctagctttCGTAAATCACACATGTCTGTTATCAATGTTAGCATCACGTCGCAAGCAGACTCTTGCTGCTACCATGCGGTCAGTTAACATGTTATTCATTAAATAAAAGACGGCTAACTACATTAGCGTAACTGTAGCCACCTAACTAGACTCAATGTTTGCCCGGCAGGCGGCACGATACTAACTCTGAATCTAACATagaagtagctagctagtgctagctaaatAAGAAACACTATTGTTTTGGTCAGCTAGCTAAAAAAGTTACGATGTTTATTCTTGCATAAAAGTCGCATATAAAACGTTAGTACAGATGCGTTTTAAGACTAGTACACTAAGGTTGGCAAATATCGATATTAAACCCAAAGTCTCATAGTTTGACTGGGCTTGTAAGTGACAGAAGCAAGCTAATGCTAATTAGCGAGTAGCATTTTAGCAGGACCAGTCCTGCATGTAAATCTAAAACAAAcaggctggctagctagctctaattGTGTGGCTACTCACTAGTTTTCTGCTGACCTATCTACATCAAAACTACCAATCTACCTGTGATTGTCGAATATGTAGAAACATTTGACATTGAAACTGGCTCCAAACCGAGACAGCTTGGCCTACGTTTGCGCAGCCGGGCTTGGGAAGTGGTGGCGTGATCGGGATACACCTGGTTAGCCACTTTTTAAATAGTGCAGCATATAAGACTcgtttacattttaaaataagGTAAAACCATAGAGTTCCCAGAAATTGACTTCTTACATAGTTAGCCAACAACTATTTTTTAAGTAGCTCCAAACTTGTTGCATTTACTATATTTATGTGTTAACTAAttgcaaatatttgttttagatTTGTGTACTTTAACTGGGAAGCATCCTCATGGCAGTGAGACGGGGACACATCAGATACCTTAAAGTGAGTATTTTCTCTATCAGATGATTTGATTCAATTAGAGCTGTGCCAATTTCGCTTCATACTGTCACTCAGAACAGTGCACCTAAAGTGTCAGGGTGGCTTTTACTATGCATCCACACAATACTACTTACTAAGATACATAATGGTGGTTGTTTTACCAAAATTCTTGGCAAAACAATCTAAACTAAACCCCTTGATCTGATGCAAAATACAACTTTCTGATTGTATTCCAATGTCTGGTAAAAAGCTTTACAAGACAATGGGCAGGTATAgtacctgattcaaatgaatggattgTTATCTAGCTCAGCAGAAACCTGGTAACGACCGTTCATTAGAAtctggtgtgttggagcagggaaacaacgaaaacatgcaggggagggggtccctgaggaccagggttaagaACATCTGCACTAGCACAAGggaattgtttttctgttggTTTGATTGATccaaaatgtatattttcttGTCTAAGTAATACGAGAATCCTGTAATGTCTTGAAATATTCTGTGTTTTTGTTACAGGTGTGTGAGGTACAGTGTCAGTcaggggacagacaggagaaaCAGCAGCATGGCAACAAAAATGCAGTTAACATAAAGGTATGACTAATGCATTTTCAACTTTAAGAAAAGGTTGTCAATACATTTTCAGATGGGATGGGCAACATAATGATTAGCAAATGTCAGATATTTCCAGGCTAGTACAGCATATCAGATGTTTCATCTGTCACTTTCATAACCGTGACTAAGTCTTAATAATGTACTGCAACCCCCCAATTCTGGTTGGGCGATAGGAGCAAATTTACCCATCGTCAACCGTCACTGCGTCTGTCACCAATAACCGATGTGTTCGGCCTTTGCGGATAGTGGTTTAAACTGAGTGTAGTTGATCTGTGATCCCTAGTTTTTGCAAATGGATACATTTTTTGGATTCAATACAAATGGGACTCCATGTTGTTGAGTCATGAATGAGATGATTAGTTTCGATGTAAATGTATTCCCATGGAACAAATGATTTTTCTTGCAACTAAAATGCAGCGATTATTCTTCAACAACATATTTTGAAAACAGGTTGCTGTATTTCATTAAATATTACGTATTGATGCTCAAGTAAATAGTCTGTACAATTCTGAGTGCTGTTAGTAAAATATACAAAAGAATAAACTGTAATTCCTTAAAATGACCGTTATTGTCACTAATTTGAATGCATTTGCTTGCAGCAAGAAGTCTATGACAACGGTTATGAAGACCACATGGGAGATGAACACAAAGATGCAAAAACCAACCTTATTGTGAATTACCTGCCTCAAAACATGAGCCAGGATGAGCTGCGGAGCCTGTTCAGCAGCATCGGGGAGGTGGAGTCTGCCAAACTCATCCGGGATAAAGTGGCAGGTAATCCATATAACAGAAGCCAGAGTGAGtgccaacattttttttttgactTCTCTCGAGTTTGTTCCACATGATCAATTCAAGGGTGGGGGAAATAATTTTACTTTGTCTTTTGGTTCACAATACTAGTTTCTCCACAAGTTTTGATGTATTAATCTGTTTAAGCGACGTGCTTGGCTATTTGCTGGGTACTGTGAATGTATTTTGCTTTCTATGCCATTTTTGATGCAGTTTagtattacatttatttttcttgTGTCCAATTGTACAATGTATTCAAGTTGTTCAACATGTTATTTCCTTTAcctgtttctcttttttattttactgttttgGGGTTAGCTGAAATCCAGTCATGTCAATTTACATGATCTGCTCTGAATTTATTTCATTACATttttgttatgttttttgaCCAGAACGTTTGTCTGACAATCTTAACAAAATCTTTGTAGTTTAATTTCTGGTCTTTGAGGCTAGCCTACATGTAAATATTTTGTACAGATGATTATTTGGAAAATCAGCAATTATTTTAAATTAGTTTCCACAAAGTAGCTTTCTTTATGACTGAAGCCATGTTggagaatgtttattttatggtTCTTGTACAAGGCTGTTGGTCCTATAGTCCTTTTACAACGAAATGTTACTTTCCATTACGTTTTCAGTGCATGGCAGGTCTTGCATCAGTAGCTGATTTACAAATATTTTCCTTTCCTTTTACTAAATGCTAACATTGAACAGATTGATCCTGTCGAAGACCAGTCTGTAGAAACGGACAAAcgtttgttattttattttgttttctttttttttctctaggCCACAGTTTAGGTTACGGATTTGTTAACTATGTTAACCCTATTGATGCAGAAAGGGCAATCAATACCCTCAATGGGCTGAGACTACAGTCTAAAACTATCAAGGTAACGTGCCAAAGGTGTTATTATTTTTATGTGTCAACTGACAGATTTGATATATTCAAGTAGCCCCTGGGCAGCCGAGAGGATCCCTCTCCTGCAAAGTGTCTATTTGCAAATGGATTTTAAGGTATATTATATATAAGTTAGTATCAAGGTTTATTGTGTGCTTAAAAAAATATCCCTGTCATTTTTTTCTTGAATGTTccctttcattttctttttgttaCTCTTGACGTATAGCAAGTTCAGTGATTTAATAATCGGACAGGCCTGGTAAAAATGTCTTGGTTTTATTTTCGGCACATGTTTATACAAGAGCTTTTCTTAATTTTCTGGAAACGACTTATGTTTTTCAAGACTAGTGAGAAAGTGCAAATGTCCCATGACGTTGTTCGGCTTGTGTGACATTGTGCCGAATAAAAGcccttttttttaaacttttttttttttttagtttattCTTTTTGCTTTAATAACATTTTACTTTACACTACATAGTAACTTTTTTTATTCTTTGAATATCTGTGTTAACATGACTGAAAAGCGGAATTTGGTTTGTGGTTATTTCATTTCTTTTATAAATTGTTTTACGATTTATATCCTATAAATTGTTGTTAGTGGAAGTTTATTAATGGACATGTAATTTTGCTTTTATCATGTGAACTGCGTTAGTTAAAGGTTATGCTAGTATGCTCTCTACCAAAATGTAATGGTGTGCTGAAGGAAAACTGACTTGCGTTCTCTCCATTAGGTATCATATGCCAGGCCAAGCTCCGACACTATAAAAGATGCCAATCTATACATAAGTGGCTTGCCCAAAACTATGACCCAGAAAGATGTCGAGGACATGTTCACACGCTATGGTCGAATCATCAATTCGCGTGTGTTGGTTGATCAAGCCTCAGGTAGGTACCACTTTAACAGCTCAATAGTTTATGTACACTTCCCTCAAAATGGTAAAGGTAGTATTGGACAAAATGTTCTTTAAGGACTTTCTAatgaaatgttttacatttctttcttttccttagGCCTTTCCAGAGGCGTGGCATTTATACGGTTTGATAAGAGGGCTGAAGCAGAAGATGCCATCAAGGACCTGAATGGACAGAAACCCCCAGGTGCCTCAGAGGCCATCACCGTGAAGTTTGCTGCGAACCCCAACCAAGCAAAGAACTCGCAGCTCCTTTCCCAACTCTACCACAATCCGTCCCGCCGTTTTGGGGGCCCGGTGCACCACCAGGCCCAAAGGTTCAGGTAAGAACAAGTGTTGGGTATTCATTATATCAGTATATGTTTCTATCAAACGCATTTTAGACGTGACAGATCTGTTATCTCTGACCTTTGTTCCTACTGCTAAAGTGATCGGATCCTTAATGTTGCATGGCAACAttgtaatggtgtgtgtgtggccattaTGTTAACATAAAAATGGATCATCATTGAACTTTTCAACATGGTCAGTATATACAGCCTAGTAGTCAGAACAACATAAGAGACAAGACACACAAACCTCACCTGTACCGTAACTAAGGCTATAACACACAATCATTATCCACCCAATGTGGGTCATTATTTGAAGTGTGGCAGGGGAATATTGTAGGCCGCCGAATTAACGCTGTGAACCATACCGAAATGTAACCTAAGCCTACAAACACAAGAAAAAAGAAATCCAGAGCAAAGTATGATTTGACTTTTGAAAAACAGCCTAGATTAGCATTAGTGTTGGCTTGTCCCAAAAATGTAATTCCACATGCCTTTTATTTGGACTTTTTaatatatacacatgcatttGTAAATAAACATGGTAGTAAATGTTTGTGAGCTATCACATATATATAAATGCATTTACTGAGCACATATTGATATAAAATGTTGACTGTATTGAAAATGACAGAATATCAGCAGTATATCCATAGTTTTTTTCTAAACATTTGCCAACATTTGACTGCAATCTGTTATAAGATCAATATGTGGATTACTTAACTGTGTAAGTATAGGAAGGTAGTTGGTAAGATGTTTGCTCAGATGTTGAGTCATACTTTTTTTTCTGGAACTGGCACATGCATGCCTTCAAACCGAGGTGTCACACAACCCTTGGGTGAAAGTCATCCTAATGAATCTGTTTTCCTCAGGTTCTCCCCCATGAGCGTTGACCACATGGGTGGCATGTCTAACGTTAGCGTGCCAGGGAACGCCACAGCCGGCTGGTGCATCTTCATCTACAACCTCGGCCAGGACGCAGACGAAGGCATTCTCTGGCAGATGTTTGGCCCTTTTGGCGCAGTCACCAATGTCAAGGTCATCCGTGACTTCAACACTAACAAATGCAAAGGCTTTGGCTTTGTTACCATGACTAACTATGAAGAGGCTGCAATGGCCATTGCAAGCCTCAATGGCTACCGTCTGGGAGACAAGATCTTGCAGGTGTCTTTTAAAACCAGCAAGGGTCATAAGTAATCAAAGTGGTTGGGAAAGTATTActttttttatatttgacatCAAGGGGAAAATATGGATGACCTATTCAGGTTGGTTGTGTATTATATCTGTCACTTCAGTTCTGTCACAGACAGTAAAGTTCTTATACTTTAGGTTGAATGGGATGATTGGAACAATTTGAAGCTTATAGCTGTCAGTTCAGGTGGATTCTAAAGTGTACAGAAATGTTTTTGACCCATTCTTGGACTATTTTAAAAAGCATCTTGCTGTTCTGGTCCATGGTATAAAAAAGAAGTGTGTGGAAATGTCCTTGTCGTGTAAATTTAGATATTTTTTTGGTTATTTTTGTCtgatgtatgtgttttttttttttaccttgcgAAACCTACCTGGTCTTGTGCTATTCTGCACCTAAAACTAGACATTAATTTCTATCTATATTGCTCCTGATTTGTGACATGAAAGCCAAAATCTGTGTTAGATCTAACATGTTGTAAATGTTTCAATATGCTGCCCATGGGTACAGATTGTCTTGCATATACTTCTTGTATACACTTCTGTCCAGTTTTATTTCAAATTTTGGAACATGAGAATTGGAAGCACGTATACAGTAGTTTCCATTATAATTGTTTTTCAGTCTGTTCTTTTCAAATTGCCTTCAAACTTCAGctatgttttgtttgtgtttctgtagcTGAGTGTGGTTTGTTGTACTCTATAGTTCAGATACTATTATATGCTCATGGTAGTAGCCTTGAGGGAGTTGTTCATCTTTTTAAATTCACAGTTTTAAATCCTTTAAGTGAAATGCTGGACAGACTTGTTATAGCAGTGGCA
The sequence above is a segment of the Hypomesus transpacificus isolate Combined female chromosome 26, fHypTra1, whole genome shotgun sequence genome. Coding sequences within it:
- the LOC124487560 gene encoding ELAV-like protein 1 isoform X1, which gives rise to MAVRRGHIRYLKVCEVQCQSGDRQEKQQHGNKNAVNIKQEVYDNGYEDHMGDEHKDAKTNLIVNYLPQNMSQDELRSLFSSIGEVESAKLIRDKVAGNPYNRSQSHSLGYGFVNYVNPIDAERAINTLNGLRLQSKTIKVSYARPSSDTIKDANLYISGLPKTMTQKDVEDMFTRYGRIINSRVLVDQASGLSRGVAFIRFDKRAEAEDAIKDLNGQKPPGASEAITVKFAANPNQAKNSQLLSQLYHNPSRRFGGPVHHQAQRFRFSPMSVDHMGGMSNVSVPGNATAGWCIFIYNLGQDADEGILWQMFGPFGAVTNVKVIRDFNTNKCKGFGFVTMTNYEEAAMAIASLNGYRLGDKILQVSFKTSKGHK
- the LOC124487560 gene encoding ELAV-like protein 1 isoform X2; translated protein: MAVRRGHIRYLKVCEVQCQSGDRQEKQQHGNKNAVNIKQEVYDNGYEDHMGDEHKDAKTNLIVNYLPQNMSQDELRSLFSSIGEVESAKLIRDKVAGHSLGYGFVNYVNPIDAERAINTLNGLRLQSKTIKVSYARPSSDTIKDANLYISGLPKTMTQKDVEDMFTRYGRIINSRVLVDQASGLSRGVAFIRFDKRAEAEDAIKDLNGQKPPGASEAITVKFAANPNQAKNSQLLSQLYHNPSRRFGGPVHHQAQRFRFSPMSVDHMGGMSNVSVPGNATAGWCIFIYNLGQDADEGILWQMFGPFGAVTNVKVIRDFNTNKCKGFGFVTMTNYEEAAMAIASLNGYRLGDKILQVSFKTSKGHK
- the LOC124487560 gene encoding ELAV-like protein 1 isoform X4, which translates into the protein MSCGACSAASGRWSLPNSSGIKWQVSYARPSSDTIKDANLYISGLPKTMTQKDVEDMFTRYGRIINSRVLVDQASGLSRGVAFIRFDKRAEAEDAIKDLNGQKPPGASEAITVKFAANPNQAKNSQLLSQLYHNPSRRFGGPVHHQAQRFRFSPMSVDHMGGMSNVSVPGNATAGWCIFIYNLGQDADEGILWQMFGPFGAVTNVKVIRDFNTNKCKGFGFVTMTNYEEAAMAIASLNGYRLGDKILQVSFKTSKGHK
- the LOC124487560 gene encoding ELAV-like protein 1 isoform X3 encodes the protein MSCGACSAASGRWSLPNSSGIKWQVIHITEARVSYARPSSDTIKDANLYISGLPKTMTQKDVEDMFTRYGRIINSRVLVDQASGLSRGVAFIRFDKRAEAEDAIKDLNGQKPPGASEAITVKFAANPNQAKNSQLLSQLYHNPSRRFGGPVHHQAQRFRFSPMSVDHMGGMSNVSVPGNATAGWCIFIYNLGQDADEGILWQMFGPFGAVTNVKVIRDFNTNKCKGFGFVTMTNYEEAAMAIASLNGYRLGDKILQVSFKTSKGHK